A genomic stretch from Candidatus Methylomirabilota bacterium includes:
- a CDS encoding SDR family oxidoreductase yields MRALVIGASGQVGAALCARLAARGHSAVGTHSRAAQPGTRPLDFTDASATATVIAETAPDWVFCPAGLTHVDYCEDHPDEALRINRDAPAATARAAARRGAGLVYYSSEYVFDGVAGPYREDDPVNPLSVYGRSKLEGERAVRAENPRALVLRTTVVYGPEPQGKNFVYQLLGRARAGDRLTVPTDQRSSPTYNADLAAASVELAERGIAGLVHLAGPVILDRHAFALTACEVFDLDPSFLVPATTAELGQRSARPLNAGLKSERARALLETVLRGPKEGLAAMRAALGGRVG; encoded by the coding sequence ATGCGCGCCCTTGTCATCGGCGCCTCCGGTCAGGTCGGCGCCGCCCTCTGTGCACGCCTGGCGGCGCGCGGCCACTCGGCGGTGGGAACGCACAGCCGCGCCGCGCAGCCCGGCACGCGCCCTCTCGATTTCACCGATGCGTCGGCGACGGCGACGGTGATCGCCGAGACGGCGCCCGACTGGGTCTTCTGCCCGGCGGGACTCACGCACGTCGACTACTGCGAGGACCACCCCGACGAGGCGTTGCGGATCAACCGGGACGCCCCCGCCGCGACGGCCCGGGCCGCCGCCCGACGCGGCGCCGGGCTCGTCTACTACTCGTCGGAGTACGTCTTCGACGGCGTGGCCGGCCCCTACCGCGAGGACGACCCCGTCAACCCCCTGTCGGTTTACGGGCGCAGCAAGCTCGAGGGCGAGCGCGCCGTGCGGGCCGAGAACCCGCGCGCGCTCGTGCTCCGCACCACCGTCGTCTACGGGCCGGAGCCCCAGGGCAAGAACTTCGTCTATCAGCTCCTGGGGCGGGCCCGGGCCGGCGATCGGCTGACCGTCCCCACCGACCAGCGCTCGAGCCCGACCTACAACGCCGACCTCGCCGCGGCCAGCGTCGAGCTGGCGGAGCGCGGGATCGCCGGCCTCGTCCACCTGGCCGGGCCCGTCATCCTCGACCGCCACGCCTTCGCGCTGACCGCCTGCGAGGTCTTCGACCTGGACCCGTCCTTCCTGGTGCCGGCCACGACCGCCGAGCTGGGCCAGCGCTCGGCGCGGCCCCTCAACGCGGGCCTCAAGAGCGAGCGCGCCCGAGCCCTGCTGGAGACGGTCCTGCGCGGCCCCAAGGAGGGCCTGGCGGCCATGCGGGCGGCACTCGGCGGCCGCGTCGGTTGA
- a CDS encoding glucose 1-dehydrogenase — translation MARSAFSLEGKAAVITGGGTGIGKSIALEFARAGADVAICSRKIEHLDPVAKAIRDLGRRSFATVVDVRVEEQVQAMVDQAARELGRLDVMVNNAGASFRARPEDISVNGWNAVVGINLTGVFLGCKWAQRQMVKQGGGGVIVNVASIAGVYGSTMMPHYGAAKAAVINLTRALGVAWARQGVRVNCIAPGPVETEGYLDVLRKTDPNAEKTYRAVASRVGMGRWGRVEEIAYPAIFLASDASSFMTGETIIVDGGPSPRESEG, via the coding sequence ATGGCACGTTCAGCGTTCTCGCTCGAAGGTAAGGCCGCCGTCATCACCGGCGGTGGCACCGGCATCGGCAAGTCCATCGCCCTGGAGTTCGCGCGGGCCGGGGCGGACGTCGCGATCTGCAGCCGCAAGATCGAGCACCTGGACCCGGTCGCCAAAGCCATCCGCGACCTCGGGCGCCGGTCCTTCGCGACGGTCGTCGATGTGCGCGTCGAGGAGCAGGTGCAGGCCATGGTGGATCAGGCCGCGCGCGAGCTCGGCCGCCTCGACGTCATGGTCAACAACGCCGGCGCCTCCTTCCGGGCCCGGCCCGAGGACATCTCGGTGAACGGCTGGAACGCCGTCGTGGGCATCAACCTCACCGGCGTGTTTCTCGGCTGCAAGTGGGCCCAGCGCCAGATGGTGAAGCAGGGGGGCGGCGGCGTCATCGTCAACGTGGCCTCGATCGCCGGCGTGTACGGCTCCACGATGATGCCCCACTACGGCGCGGCCAAGGCCGCCGTCATCAACCTCACGCGCGCGCTGGGCGTCGCCTGGGCGCGCCAGGGCGTCCGCGTCAACTGCATCGCGCCCGGCCCGGTGGAGACCGAGGGCTATCTCGACGTTCTCCGGAAGACCGATCCCAACGCCGAGAAGACCTACCGTGCGGTGGCCTCGCGCGTGGGGATGGGCCGGTGGGGGCGGGTGGAGGAGATCGCGTATCCGGCGATCTTCCTGGCCTCGGACGCATCCTCGTTCATGACGGGGGAGACGATCATCGTCGACGGTGGCCCCTCGCCGCGGGAGTCGGAGGGCTAG